A genomic segment from Ptychodera flava strain L36383 chromosome 19, AS_Pfla_20210202, whole genome shotgun sequence encodes:
- the LOC139118545 gene encoding inactive pancreatic lipase-related protein 1-like — translation MSFTFFTLAVILSLSDTVLADTVCYDDLGCFTNAYPYNNTNFLPHDPASVNTRFGLYTKLNRDQMQVIDRSDPSTLHNSLFDKRRDTKFLIHGWISNWNTPWVLEMKDAFLNSTEDLNVIAVDWGSGAWTIYPQAVANTQMVGAEVDAFIRFLDIEYGEYHHDRVHLIGHSLGAQCSGHAGERMPTIGRISGLDPAGLYFEDEHPAVRLDPTDAKFVDVLHTDANLDSSGAGIIMECGHADFYPNGGENQPGCVGEDADNCDHARACEFYIESVNSDCKFLSCGPCERGEWVTCNTCNPVCNYMGYHAVPDSHGVFYLETNAEYPFCM, via the exons ATGAGTTTTACCTTCTTCACGCTTGCAGTAATCCTGAGTCTTTCCGACACAG TTTTGGCCGACACAGTGTGCTATGATGATCTAGGATGTTTCACAAACGCGTATCCGTACAACAACACCAACTTTCTGCCGCACGACCCGGCCTCCGTCAACACTCGGTTTGGACTCTACACAAAACTGAACAGAGACCAGATGCAAGTCATTGACAGAAGCGATCCGTCCACCTTGCACAATTCCTTGTTTG ACAAGAGAAGAGACACCAAATTCCTGATACATGGCTGGATAAGCAACTGGAATACTCCTTGGGTTTTGGAAATGAAAGATGCTTTTCTTAATTCA ACAGAAGACCTGAACGTGATCGCTGTAGACTGGGGAAGCGGCGCATGGACAATTTACCCACAGGCGGTGGCCAATACTCAGATGGTCGGCGCCGAAGTTGACGCTTTCATAAGATTCCTTGACATCGAGTACGGGGAGTATCATCATGACAGGGTGCACCTGATTGGTCACAGTCTGGGCGCCCAGTGCAGTGGCCATGCTGGAGAAAGAATGCCCACCATTGGACGAATTTCAG GTCTGGACCCTGCTGGGTTGTATTTCGAAGACGAGCACCCGGCTGTAAGATTAGATCCAACAGATGCAAAATTCGTTGACGTTCTGCATACAGATGCAAATCTTGATTCGAGTGGCGCTGGTATCATAATGGAG TGCGGGCATGCTGATTTTTATCCTAATGGCGGAGAAAATCAACCTGGTTGTGTTGGTGAAGATG CCGACAATTGTGATCATGCCCGAGCCTGCGAATTCTACATTGAGTCCGTCAACAGTGACTGTAAATTCCTGTCCTGTGGACCGTGTGAACGAGGCGAGTGGGTCACGTGTAATACCTGCAATCCAGTATGTAACTACATGGGATACCACGCCGTTCCAGACAGCCATGGTGTCTTTTATCTGGAAACCAACGCCGAATATCCATTTTGCATGTAG
- the LOC139118541 gene encoding pancreatic lipase-related protein 2-like isoform X1, whose product MILNQRSVKTRYNRVHRLMPITNMKLLTITVFVVVGLLKEVSADEVCYGDLGCFTNVYPYDNSMFLPQDPATVNTRFGLYTKLNRDQLQVIDRNDPQSLHDSNFDKNKDTKFLTHGWTGSWNNQWVIDMKNEFLDSAEDLNVIAVDWEGGASAIYGRSVSNTQIVGAEIDALVKFLNAQYGEYHHDRVHLIGHSLGAHCSGHAGERMPTIGRITGLDPAGPSFEDRPIEVRLDPSDAKFVDVLHTDCNTGPAGLGIRMESGHADFYPNGGEDQPGCQDGPGGDSCDHSRAYQFYIESINSSCKFTSNGPCTVWDWANCNSCSPLCNYMGYHAQASTPGTFYLETNAAPPFCIA is encoded by the exons ATGATCCTAAATCAAAGAAGTGTAAAGACCAGGTATAATCGTGTGCACAGGTTAATG CCCATCACTAACATGAAGCTGCTAACGATAACGGTGTTTGTCGTTGTTGGTCTTCTTAAGGAAG TCAGCGCTGATGAAGTATGCTACGGTGACCTTGGCTGTTTCACCAACGTTTATCCGTACGACAACTCCATGTTCCTGCCCCAAGACCCAGCAACTGTCAACACCCGCTTCGGGCTGTACACCAAGCTGAACAGAGACCAACTTCAAGTCATTGACAGGAATGACCCCCAGAGTCTGCACGACTCCAACTTTGACAAGAACAAGGACACGAAATTTCTGACCCATGGATGGACCGGAAGCTGGAACAACCAATGGGTTATTGATATGAAAAATGAGTTTTTGGATTCC GCTGAAGATCTGAATGTTATCGCTGTAGATTGGGAAGGTGGCGCGTCAGCCATATACGGACGATCCGTTTCGAACACGCAGATAGTGGGAGCTGAAATCGATGCACTTGTCAAGTTTCTGAACGCTCAGTATGGCGAATATCACCATGATAGAGTGCATCTGATTGGTCACAGTCTTGGCGCCCATTGCAGCGGTCATGCCGGAGAAAGAATGCCTACGATTGGTCGCATTACCG GTCTTGATCCCGCTGGTCCAAGCTTTGAAGATCGACCCATAGAAGTTCGATTGGACCCTTCTGATGCCAAGTTTGTAGATGTATTACATACAGATTGCAATACTGGACCTGCCGGACTCGGAATCAGAATGGAG TCCGGCCATGCTGACTTCTATCCGAATGGTGGGGAGGACCAGCCCGGTTGTCAAGATGGACCTGGTGGAG ACAGTTGCGACCACTCCCGGGCCTATCAGTTCTACATAGAATCTATCAACAGCAGCTGCAAGTTCACGTCCAACGGACCGTGCACTGTTTGGGACTGGGCGAACTGCAATTCTTGTTCCCCGCTGTGCAATTACATGGGTTACCACGCCCAGGCATCAACTCCCGGTACCTTCTACCTGGAGACAAACGCTGCCCCGCCGTTCTGTATCGCTTGA
- the LOC139118543 gene encoding pancreatic lipase-related protein 2-like, whose amino-acid sequence MRVLLPLFVLAINLLRGQTATVCYGDLGCFTNNPPYDNTNFLPQDPSVVNVGFGLYTKLNPTTYQEISRHDPFSLAISNFDKNADTKFLIHGWTSNAGTGWVNVMRDEFMSSSENLNVIGVNWEDGASGPNYGQGVANTQIVGAEVDAFIKFLEVELGGYSHDKVHLIGHSLGAHCSGHAGERMPTIGRISGLDPAGPNFEGEHPVVRIDPSDAKFVDIIHTDADSALIGLGIWQECGHVDFYPNGGANQPGCVTGGCDHGRCHEYYSESINSGCSFRANPCTLGEWTGCDSCNPVTNCNYMGYHADSATVRRGVYYLETNARSPYCKIL is encoded by the exons ATGAGAGTTTTATTGCCTCTGTTCGTACTTGCTATCAACCTTTTAAGAG GTCAGACAGCAACTGTATGCTATGGTGATTTGGGTTGCTTCACCAACAACCCTCCCTACGACAACACAAACTTCTTGCCACAAGATCCATCTGTGGTCAACGTTGGATTCGGATTATACACCAAATTAAATCCAACTACATACCAGGAGATCAGCAGACACGACCCTTTCTCGCTGGCTATTTCTAACTTCGACAAGAATGCCGATACCAAATTCCTGATCCATGGTTGGACATCAAATGCTGGCACTGGTTGGGTCAACGTCATGAGAGACGAGTTTATGAGTTCA TCAGAAAATTTGAACGTCATTGGTGTGAACTGGGAAGATGGTGCAAGTGGCCCTAACTACGGCCAAGGCGTTGCAAACACTCAGATTGTTGGAGCTGAAGTCGACGCATTCATCAAGTTTCTCGAGGTTGAATTAGGAGGCTACAGTCACGATAAAGTGCATTTGATTGGTCATAGTCTTGGCGCTCATTGCAGCGGCCATGCCGGAGAAAGAATGCCTACTATTGGTCGTATCAGTG GCCTTGACCCTGCTGGTCCAAACTTTGAAGGTGAACATCCGGTTGTCAGGATAGACCCATCTGATGCCAAGTTTGTCGACATCATTCACACTGACGCAGATTCAGCGCTAATCGGCCTCGgaatttggcaagag TGCGGACACGTTGATTTCTATCCAAACGGTGGTGCCAATCAGCCAGGCTGCGTAACTG GTGGCTGTGACCACGGCCGGTGTCACGAGTACTACAGCGAGTCAATCAACAGTGGCTGTTCCTTTAGAGCTAATCCTTGCACTCTCGGTGAATGGACCGGCTGCGATAGTTGCAATCCAGTAACAAACTGTAATTACATGGGATACCACGCTGACTCAGCTACAGTTCGCCGCGGTGTCTACTATCTGGAGACAAACGCCAGGTCACCCTATTGTAAAATTCTTTGA
- the LOC139118541 gene encoding pancreatic lipase-related protein 2-like isoform X2, whose amino-acid sequence MKLLTITVFVVVGLLKEVSADEVCYGDLGCFTNVYPYDNSMFLPQDPATVNTRFGLYTKLNRDQLQVIDRNDPQSLHDSNFDKNKDTKFLTHGWTGSWNNQWVIDMKNEFLDSAEDLNVIAVDWEGGASAIYGRSVSNTQIVGAEIDALVKFLNAQYGEYHHDRVHLIGHSLGAHCSGHAGERMPTIGRITGLDPAGPSFEDRPIEVRLDPSDAKFVDVLHTDCNTGPAGLGIRMESGHADFYPNGGEDQPGCQDGPGGDSCDHSRAYQFYIESINSSCKFTSNGPCTVWDWANCNSCSPLCNYMGYHAQASTPGTFYLETNAAPPFCIA is encoded by the exons ATGAAGCTGCTAACGATAACGGTGTTTGTCGTTGTTGGTCTTCTTAAGGAAG TCAGCGCTGATGAAGTATGCTACGGTGACCTTGGCTGTTTCACCAACGTTTATCCGTACGACAACTCCATGTTCCTGCCCCAAGACCCAGCAACTGTCAACACCCGCTTCGGGCTGTACACCAAGCTGAACAGAGACCAACTTCAAGTCATTGACAGGAATGACCCCCAGAGTCTGCACGACTCCAACTTTGACAAGAACAAGGACACGAAATTTCTGACCCATGGATGGACCGGAAGCTGGAACAACCAATGGGTTATTGATATGAAAAATGAGTTTTTGGATTCC GCTGAAGATCTGAATGTTATCGCTGTAGATTGGGAAGGTGGCGCGTCAGCCATATACGGACGATCCGTTTCGAACACGCAGATAGTGGGAGCTGAAATCGATGCACTTGTCAAGTTTCTGAACGCTCAGTATGGCGAATATCACCATGATAGAGTGCATCTGATTGGTCACAGTCTTGGCGCCCATTGCAGCGGTCATGCCGGAGAAAGAATGCCTACGATTGGTCGCATTACCG GTCTTGATCCCGCTGGTCCAAGCTTTGAAGATCGACCCATAGAAGTTCGATTGGACCCTTCTGATGCCAAGTTTGTAGATGTATTACATACAGATTGCAATACTGGACCTGCCGGACTCGGAATCAGAATGGAG TCCGGCCATGCTGACTTCTATCCGAATGGTGGGGAGGACCAGCCCGGTTGTCAAGATGGACCTGGTGGAG ACAGTTGCGACCACTCCCGGGCCTATCAGTTCTACATAGAATCTATCAACAGCAGCTGCAAGTTCACGTCCAACGGACCGTGCACTGTTTGGGACTGGGCGAACTGCAATTCTTGTTCCCCGCTGTGCAATTACATGGGTTACCACGCCCAGGCATCAACTCCCGGTACCTTCTACCTGGAGACAAACGCTGCCCCGCCGTTCTGTATCGCTTGA